The following is a genomic window from Bordetella petrii.
TTGGTGGACCCGCCCATGGCCACGTCGAGCGTCATGGCGTTCTGGAACGCGCTTTTGGTGGCGATGCTGCGCGGCAGGACCGACGCGTCGTCTTGTTCGTAGTAGCGGCGGCACAGGTCCACGACCAGGCGGCCGGCCTGCTCGAACAAGCCCCGGCGCCACGCATGCGTGGCCACGATGGTGCCATTGCCGGGCAGCGCCAGGCCGATGGCCTCGGTCAGGCAGTTCATGGAATTGGCGGTGAACATGCCCGAACACGAACCGCAGGTGGGACAGGCGCTGCGCTCGAACTGCTCGGCCTCGGCATCGGTCACGTTGGGATCGGCCGCCTTGATCATGGCGTCGATCAGGTCGACCTTGGCGATGATCTTGCCGTCGGTGGGCGACTTGATCTTGCCGGCTTCCATGGGGCCGCCCGAGACGAACACCACGGGAATGTTCAACCGCATGGCGGCCATCAGCATGCCCGGGGTGATCTTGTCGCAGTTCGAGATGCACACCATGGCGTCGGCGCAATGCGCATTGACCATGTATTCGACCGAATCGGCGATCAGTTCGCGCGATGGCAGCGAATACAGCATGCCGCCATGGCCCATGGCGATGCCGTCGTCCACGGCGATGGTGTTGAATTCTTTGGCGACGCCGCCCGCGGCCTCGATTTCACGGGCCACCAGGGCGCCCAGGTCGCGCAGGTGCACGTGGCCCGGCACGAACTGCGTGAACGAGTTGACCACCGCGATGATGGGTTTGCCGAAGTCGCCATCCTGCATGCCGGTGGCGCGCCACAGGGCGCGGGCGCCGGCCATGTTGCGGCCGTGGGTGGACGTGCGTGAGCGGTATTGCGGCATGGTCTTTCTCGGGCGGATAAGGTTCGCAAAAGGCTGGACGCGGCCTGCCGATGACGTTGGCAACCGATAAACAGCGTCAGCAAAACGCTAAATAATACGCCGGAACGCCCGCAGCCGCCCCGGCGGCGCGGATCAGGCGGGCGGCGCGCCCAGGGCCAGCAGGGCCGCGTGCAACTGGCCCAGCCCGCGATGCAAGGGCTTGTCGCTGCGCAGCACCACCGCCAACGTGCGCGACAGGCGCGGCGCCAACGGCCTGACCCGCAGGCCGGGCCGGCCCCGGCCTGCGGGCACGGCCATGCGGGGCAGAATGGCGCAGCCCAGCCCGGCCGCCACGATTTCCTTCATGGCCTCGGTGCTGCCCAGCTCCATGGCGGGCCGCACCCGCAGGCCGGCGGCTTCGAACCAGGCATCCACCAACCCGCGGGTGCGCGCGCCCGGCTCGAACAGCACCAGCGGCCGCTCGGCCAGCGCCTGCGCGGTGACACGCGCCGGCAGCCGGCCGCTGGCCGGAAAAATGGCCACGAACTCATCGTCGATCACCGGCGTTACCTGGAACATGCGGCCAGGCGCGGGCAGCGTGACCAGGCCGATGTCCAGGGTGTTGGCCTCGATGCCGCGCAGCACGTCGGCGGTATTGCCGGTGCTGGCCACGATTTCCAGGGCCGGGAAGCGCCGCCGCAGGTCGGCCAGCAGCGGGGGCAGCAGATATGTGCAGGCCGTGGCGCCCGTGCCCAGGCGCACCCGCCCGACCACCTGCGCGCTGTGCGCCTGCATGCTGCGCTCGGCCTGCTCGACGGCGGCATCGATGGCGCGGATGTGGGCCAGCAGGTCGGCGCCGGCGGCGGTGGCCGCCACCTTGCGCCCCACCCGCTCGGCCAGGCGCAGGCCGTAGCGGCGTTCAAGCTGACGCACCTGCAGGCTGACCGCGGGCTGGGTCAACCCATGCTTGTCGGCGGCGGCCGAGAAACTGCCGAGTTCGATGACATCGAGGAAGATGCGCAGATGGTCCAGGTTCAAGCCGCGCATGGCGCCATATCCAAAGAATTGCTTATGCTTTGAATAATAAACCAAAGCTTTATTTATGCCTGAGCTTGGCGCACACTGCGGAAAACCGTCGCGGGGCCAGCCCGCTTTTCCCAGTCCGACCCGTCTTGTCCATGCCCACGTCCCCTTCCGCCGCCCCGATCGTGCGCGACAGCCGCGCCGCCGACATCGACGCCATCCAGGCCATCTATGGCCATCATGTGCAGCACGGCACCGCGTCATTCGAACTTGATCCGCCTACGGTCGACGAAATGCGTGCCCGCCGCGAAGCCGTGCTGGCGCAGCGCCTGCCGTACCTGGTGGCCGAGCTCGACGGCGAACTGGTCGGGTATGCCTACTGCACCCCATACCGGCCGCGCCCGGCTTACCGCCACACGGTGGAAGACTCTGTATACGTAAAGCCGGGCCACGCCGGCCATGGCATTGGCGGCCGCCTGCTGGCCGCGCTGATCGAGCGCTGCACCGCCGGCGGCTGGCGGCAGATGCTGGCCGTGGTGGGCGACAGCCGCAACGCGGCCTCGCTGGCCCTGCATGCCAGCCAGGGATTCCATCCCGCCGGCACCTTGCGGTCGGTGGGCTACAAGTTCGGCGCATGGCGTGACACGGTGCTGATGCAACGCGCGCTGGGCGACGGCGACCATAGCGCGCCCGCCGAACGCGGCTGAGCCTCGCACGTGCCGTCCGTCATCCCCGCGCGCGCGGTCGTCTGCCTGGGCCTTACCCAGCTCGTGAGCTGGGGCGTGTCGTTTTACCTGATCAGCAATTTCGGCCCCGCGATGCAGGCCGAGCTGGGCTGGGGCGTGGCGCAGATCTACGGCGGCTTCTCGCTGGCCATTGTGGTCATGGCGGCGGCGTCTCCCATGGCGGGCCGCGCCATCGACCGCTGGGGCGGCGAGCGCGTCATGTCGGCCGGCTCGGTGCTGGTGGCGTTGGGCTGCGCGCTGCTGGCCATGGCACATGCGGCGCTGCCCTATTACGCGGCCTGGGTGGTGCTGGGCGTCGGCATGCGCCTGACGCTATACGACGCCGCCTTCGCCACGCTGGCCCGCATCGGCGGCCCGCAGGCGCGGCGCGCCATGTCGCAGATCACCCTGTTCGGCGGACTGGCCTCGACCGTGATGTGGCCGGTGGGCCAGTTGCTGGCGCAGTGGCTGGGCTGGCGCGGCGCGGTGCTGGCGTACGCGGGATTCTCGCTGCTGATACTGCCCTTGTACCTGGCGCTGCCGCGCGGACGCTACGCGGCCGGGGCCGAACAGTTGGCCGAGCGGCCCGGCCTGGCCCGCACGCCGGCCGACCAGCGGCTGGCGCAGGGCCTGTACGCGCTGATCGCCATGCTGGCCAATTTCCTGACCGCCGCCAATGCCACGCATCTCATCGCCATGCTGACCGGGCTGGGCCTGGCCGCGTCGGCGGCGGTCGGCATCTCGGCCCTGTGGGGCATCGGCCAGGTCAGCGCGCGCCTGCTGGAACTGCTGTTCGGCGCGCGGCTGCACCCGCTGATGCTGAACCTGGCCACCACCGTGGTCATGCCGCTGTGTTTTCTGGCCGGCACGATGGCCGGCCATCCTGTGGCGGCGGTGCTGTACACCTGCCTGTACGGCGCCTGCAACGGCCTGCTGACGATCACGCGCGGCACCCTGCCGCTGGCCCTGTTCGACTACCGCATTTATGGCGCGCTGGTGGGCCGGCTGCTGGTGCCCAGCTTCCTGCTGACGGCGGCGGCGCCGGTGGCGTATGGAGAACTGATCGCCTGGCAGGGACCGCGCGCGGCGATGCTGGTGTCGATGCTGCTGGCCGTGGTGATCTTGGCGGCGTCAGCCTGGCTGTACCTGCGGTTCCGGAAGTAAAGCCAGCCGCTTGCGGGCCGCGTCAAGGGGTCAGGCATCGCCCGCCTGGTCGCGCCAGCGCTGCCAGCCGGCTTTGCGCAGCGCGCAGGCCGGGCATGTGCCGCAGCCGTAGCCCCAGTCGTGCCGCGCGCCGCGCTCGCCCAGGTAGCAGGTATGGCTGTGCTCGACAATCAACGCCACCAGGGCCTGCCCGCCTAGCTGCCTGGCCAGCGCCCAGGTGTCGGCCTTGTCGATCCACATCAGCGGCGTCTCGATGGTGACGCGCGTGCCCAGCCCCAGGCCCAGCGCCACCTGCTGGGCCTTGATGGTGTCGTCGCGGCAGTCGGGGTAGCCCGAAAAATCGGTTTCGCACATGCCGCCCACCAGCACGTCGAGCTGCCGCCGGTAGCCCAGCGCGGCCGCCAGCGCCAGAAACAGCAGGTTGCGTCCCGGCACGAAGGTATTGGGCAGCCCGTTGGCCTGCATCTCGATGGCGCGTTCGCTGGTCATGGCGGTGTCGCCCACCTGCCCGAGCACGCGCAGGTCGAGCAGGTGGTCTTCGCCCAGCCGGCCGGCCCACTGCGGAAACTGCGCGCGCAATTCGCGCAGCACGTTCAGCCGTGCATCCAGCTCGATGCGGTGGCGCTGGCCGTAGTCGAACGCCACGGTCTCGACATGGGCATAGCGGTCGAGCGCCCACGCCAGGCAGGTGGTGGAATCCTGGCCGCCGGAAAACAACACCAGCGCGCGGCGGGAATGGTTCTGCATAGACACTCTCGGGCAAAAACAGGCAAGGCGCCATGGCGGAACTGTACCGCAACGCGAAGAGTAAGAATGGCTGCGTACAATGGCCGGCGTCACTGTATTCGCTGTTTTACGTATCGCCCCAAAACCTCACCATAACCCTTTGCCCGACGGATTCCTTACCCCATGAAAGCCATCCGCCCGCAGTCTGCGACTGCCGAACCTCTGCGTCACGACATCCGGCTGCTGGGCCGGCTACTGGGACAAGTCATCCAGGCCTGCGAAGGCGAACGGGTATACGACACTATCGAGACGCTGCGCCGCACCGCGGTGCGCTTCCGGCGCGAAGGCAACGAGGCCGACGGCAAGCTGCTTGAACAGCGCGTCAAGCGCCTGCGCGGCAATGATCCGAATTCGGTGGCGCGCGCGTTCAGCTATTTCCTGCACCTGTCCAATATTGCCGAAGACCGCGACCAGAACCGCGCCCAGCGCATGCGCGCACTGGCCGACGACACGCCCGCGCGCGGCAGCCTGCGCGAAGCTGTCGCGCTGCTCAAAGAACAGGGCGTGGGCACCGCGCGCATC
Proteins encoded in this region:
- the queC gene encoding 7-cyano-7-deazaguanine synthase QueC — its product is MQNHSRRALVLFSGGQDSTTCLAWALDRYAHVETVAFDYGQRHRIELDARLNVLRELRAQFPQWAGRLGEDHLLDLRVLGQVGDTAMTSERAIEMQANGLPNTFVPGRNLLFLALAAALGYRRQLDVLVGGMCETDFSGYPDCRDDTIKAQQVALGLGLGTRVTIETPLMWIDKADTWALARQLGGQALVALIVEHSHTCYLGERGARHDWGYGCGTCPACALRKAGWQRWRDQAGDA
- a CDS encoding GNAT family N-acetyltransferase gives rise to the protein MPTSPSAAPIVRDSRAADIDAIQAIYGHHVQHGTASFELDPPTVDEMRARREAVLAQRLPYLVAELDGELVGYAYCTPYRPRPAYRHTVEDSVYVKPGHAGHGIGGRLLAALIERCTAGGWRQMLAVVGDSRNAASLALHASQGFHPAGTLRSVGYKFGAWRDTVLMQRALGDGDHSAPAERG
- a CDS encoding LysR family transcriptional regulator, whose amino-acid sequence is MRGLNLDHLRIFLDVIELGSFSAAADKHGLTQPAVSLQVRQLERRYGLRLAERVGRKVAATAAGADLLAHIRAIDAAVEQAERSMQAHSAQVVGRVRLGTGATACTYLLPPLLADLRRRFPALEIVASTGNTADVLRGIEANTLDIGLVTLPAPGRMFQVTPVIDDEFVAIFPASGRLPARVTAQALAERPLVLFEPGARTRGLVDAWFEAAGLRVRPAMELGSTEAMKEIVAAGLGCAILPRMAVPAGRGRPGLRVRPLAPRLSRTLAVVLRSDKPLHRGLGQLHAALLALGAPPA
- a CDS encoding MFS transporter — protein: MPSVIPARAVVCLGLTQLVSWGVSFYLISNFGPAMQAELGWGVAQIYGGFSLAIVVMAAASPMAGRAIDRWGGERVMSAGSVLVALGCALLAMAHAALPYYAAWVVLGVGMRLTLYDAAFATLARIGGPQARRAMSQITLFGGLASTVMWPVGQLLAQWLGWRGAVLAYAGFSLLILPLYLALPRGRYAAGAEQLAERPGLARTPADQRLAQGLYALIAMLANFLTAANATHLIAMLTGLGLAASAAVGISALWGIGQVSARLLELLFGARLHPLMLNLATTVVMPLCFLAGTMAGHPVAAVLYTCLYGACNGLLTITRGTLPLALFDYRIYGALVGRLLVPSFLLTAAAPVAYGELIAWQGPRAAMLVSMLLAVVILAASAWLYLRFRK